From a region of the Castanea sativa cultivar Marrone di Chiusa Pesio chromosome 10, ASM4071231v1 genome:
- the LOC142612868 gene encoding 7,8-epoxymelianol synthase CYP88A154-like yields MEIELLRLILSVLLGGYVFVFGFLRRFNEWYYVRRLGKTQYPLPPGDMGWPYLGGLPTFLKAFKSDDPDSYIYNLVSKYGRTGIYKTYMFGKPSVIVCTPETCRKVLTNDDQFKLGYPKATTILTGKSFHGITNAEHKRLRRLTTAPINGHEALSGYIDLIEGIVVNSLEEWASMNRPVEFLAELRGVAFKVITNIFISTYSESVISSVENLYTDLNAGIKSQAINLPGFVFHRALKARKKLVKIFQSVLDKKRATMKDNTNQTDAKKDMMDLLMGVKDEEGRQLEDLDIIDLLIVFMLAGHESSAHGALWSVIYLSENPEVFKKAKEEQEEIMKRRPSTQKGLNLKEIRQMEYLSKVIDEMLRRTSISFSVFREAKEDVNINGYLVPKGWKVLVWNRGVHMDPETYANPKEFDPSRWDNHKPRAGSFLPFGAGSRICPGSDLAKLEIAIFLHHYVLNYNVERLNPGCPVKYLPVARPTDMCLAKIIKVT; encoded by the exons ATGGAGATAGAGTTGTTGCGGTTGATACTTTCAGTTCTGTTGGGTGGCTATGTCTTTGTGTTTGGGTTTCTCAGGAGATTCAATGAGTGGTATTATGTTAGAAGGCTGGGGAAAACACAATATCCTCTCCCTCCTGGGGATATGGGGTGGCCTTACCTTGGGGGTCTTCCAACTTTCCTCAAAGCTTTCAAATCTGATGACCCTGATTCCTACATATACAACCTTGTTtccaa ATATGGCCGGACAGGTATCTACAAAACATACATGTTTGGGAAGCCAAGTGTGATTGTTTGTACCCCAGAAACATGCaggaaagttttgacaaatGATGACCAATTCAAACTAGGTTATCCTAAAGCAACAACAATCCTTACAGGTAAATCATTCCATGGCATTACAAATGCTGAGCACAAACGATTGCGCCGGCTAACCACAGCTCCCATCAATGGCCATGAGGCACTGTCTGGATATATAGATCTTATAGAGGGCATAGTGGTTAATTCTTTGGAGGAGTGGGCTAGCATGAATCGGCCAGTCGAGTTCTTGGCAGAGTTGAGAGGGGTTGCCTTTAAAGTCATTACAAACATTTTCATCAGTACATATAGTGAATCAGTTATATCATCAGTAGAGAACTTGTACACAGACTTAAATGCAGGAATAAAGTCTCAGGCCATTAATCTTCCGGGATTTGTATTCCACAGAGCACTCAAG GCCCGAAAGAAGTTGGTGAAGATATTCCAGTCTGTACTAGACAAAAAGAGGGCCACGATGAAAGACAACACCAATCAAACAGATGCGAAAAAAGATATGATGGATTTACTTATGGGAGTCAAAGACGAAGAAGGTAGACAATTGGAGGATTTGGATATTATAGATTTATTAATCGTGTTCATGTTAGCTGGTCATGAAAGCTCAGCCCATGGTGCATTATGGTCAGTCATTTATCTATCAGAAAATCCAGAGGTCTTCAAAAAAGCAAAG GAAGAGCAAGAGGAGATCATGAAGAGAAGACCATCTACACAAAAAGGGCTTAACCTTAAAGAGATTAGACAAATGGAATATCTTTCTAAG GTAATTGATGAGATGCTGCGCAGAACTAGCATctcattttcagttttcagaGAGGCGAAAGAGGATGTTAATATCAATG GTTATCTAGTTCCAAAAGGATGGAAAGTTTTAGTCTGGAATAGAGGTGTTCATATGGATCCTGAAACCTATGCAAACCCAAAGGAATTTGATCCTTCAAGATGGGAT AATCATAAACCCAGAGCTGGAAGTTTCCTTCCATTTGGAGCAGGAAGTAGGATATGCCCTGGAAGTGATCTGGCCAAGCTTGAGATCGCTATTTTCCTTCATCATTATGTCCTTAACTACAA TGTGGAGCGACTTAATCCAGGTTGCCCAGTGAAGTATTTACCGGTAGCAAGGCCTACAGACATGTGCCTTGCAAAAATCATCAAAGTCACATAA